One window of Aegilops tauschii subsp. strangulata cultivar AL8/78 unplaced genomic scaffold, Aet v6.0 ptg000500l_obj, whole genome shotgun sequence genomic DNA carries:
- the LOC141031174 gene encoding LEAF RUST 10 DISEASE-RESISTANCEUS RECEPTOR-LIKE PROTEIN KINASE-like 2.3: MMLIGWLYCFLAGLFEDAPRKLLFNFLVVILALEFINKADLIAKTSALKADTHTPIMSASQEWSSVRPMVSQTKVVTSIAMSQHRQKKPYSSPSALSSVHSPISAPSYSSISGASELSFDSLDLFDPSMQHNRRSAEEVPAHVDADLPDAASNTSTAPSGVVQPPLSPYDGCCAPNMVQRRGSENCHCVYPVRVVLFLHNVSLNSNWSNEFLEELASHLNLRVTQFEIVNFYVVGTSGLNMTMDIAPHTGNSFSSEQVTAMNYSLSLHTIRINPVLIGDYNLLDLVWFRPLAPAPDAIAGSSSVLMLLFAFWLGYRKYGSKRKSKERAKIESILQKNGTVHLKRYTYAQVKRITRSFAEKLGQGGFGAVYRGDLFDGRQIAVKILKDYKTDGEDFINEVASISRTSHVNVLNLLGFCLEGSKRALIYDYMPNGSLEKYAFKDGSKGGNTLGWEKLFDIAVGIARGLEYLHRGCNTRMVHFDIKPHNILLDQNFCPKISDFGLAKQCLNKESVISIGGARGTIGYIAPEVYSKQFGTVSTKSDVYSYGMMVLEMVGARDKNISQNSESTSQYFPQWIYEHLDEYCLSASEINGGTSEIVRKMIVVGRCIQLSPTDRPTMTRVVEMLEGSTTNIELPPTVLLS; encoded by the exons ATGATGCTGATTGGTTGGTTGTACTGTTTCTTGGCAGGACTGTTTGAAGATGCTCCAAGGAAACTTTTATTTAATTTCTTGGTTGTTATATTGGCTCTGGAATTTATCAATAAGGCTGATTTGATTGCCAAAACATCGGCTCTAAAGGCTGACACTCACACTCCTATTATGTCTGCTTCACAAGAATGGAGTTCAGTTCGGCCCATGGTATCCCAAACCAAAGTTGTCACAAGTATTGCAATGAGTCAGCATAGACAAAAGAAGCCATATTCATCACCATCAGCTCTATCATCTGTGCACTCTCCTATCTCTGCGCCGAGCTATAGCTCCATCTCGGGTGCTTCTGAACTCTCTTTTGATTCACTGGACCTGTTCGATCCTTCGATGCAGCACAACAGGCGCTCAGCAGAAGAGGTTCCTGCTCATGTGGATGCTGACCTCCCTGATGCAGCTTCGAATACTAGTACAGCTCCTTCTGGAGTGGTGCAGCCCCCACTATCTCCATACGATG GCTGTTGTGCTCCGAACATGGTACAGAGACGAGGTAGCGAGAACTGCCATTGTGTTTACCCGGTAAGAGTTGTGCTCTTTCTTCACAATGTTTCCTTGAATTCAAATTGGAGCAACGAATTTCTTGAGGAGCTTGCGTCACATCTCAACTTGCGGGTTACTCAGTTTGAGATTGTAAATTTCTATGTTGTTGGAACTTCTGGGCTAAATATGACAATGGACATAGCTCCCCACACTGGAAATAGCTTCTCATCCGAACAAGTTACTGCGATGAATTATTCTCTTAGCCTGCATACAATTCGGATCAATCCAGTACTGATTGGGGACTACAATCTTCTTGATCTAGTGTGGTTCAGGCCATTGGCTCCAGCTCCTG ATGCAATAGCAGGCAGCTCGAGCGTACTTATGCTTCTTTTTGCATTTTGGTTGGGCTACAGGAAGTACGGATCCAAAAGGAAATCAAAGGAGAGAGCAAAGATTGAGTCCATCCTACAAAAGAATGGAACTGTCCATTTGAAACGGTACACTTATGCCCAAGTGAAAAGAATAACGAGATCTTTTGCTGAAAAGCTAGGTCAAGGTGGATTTGGTGCTGTTTACAGAGGCGACCTCTTTGATGGTCGTCAGATAGCAGTCAAAATACTCAAGGACTACAAGACTGATGGGGAGGATTTCATCAATGAGGTAGCTAGCATTAGTAGAACTTCTCACGTTAACGTTCTTAATCTCTTAGGATTTTGCTTGGAAGGATCTAAAAGGGCATTAATTTATGACTATATGCCTAATGGTTCACTTGAAAAGTATGCCTTCAAGGATGGCTCTAAAGGTGGAAATACTTTAGGTTGGGAAAAATTATTTGATATAGCAGTGGGCATTGCTCGAGGACTTGAATATCTCCACAGAGGATGCAATACCCGCATGGTGCATTTTGATATCAAGCCCCACAACATTCTATTGGATCAAAATTTCTGTCCAAAGATTTCTGATTTTGGACTAGCCAAGCAGTGCCTCAATAAAGAAAGTGTTATTTCCATTGGTGGTGCAAGAGGAACAATAGGCTATATAGCCCCCGAGGTTTATTCGAAGCAATTTGGAACAGTAAGTACTAAGTCTGATGTTTACAGTTATGGAATGATGGTTCTTGAGATGGTTGGGGCAAGGGACAAGAATATCAGCCAAAATAGTGAATCTACCAGCCAATATTTCCCACAATGGATTTATGAACATTTAGATGAATATTGTCTTAGTGCTTCCGAGATAAATGGAGGGACCTCAGAGATTGTAAGGAAGATGATAGTGGTAGGGAGGTGCATACAGTTGAGTCCTACAGATCGTCCAACAATGACTAGAGTTGTCGAGATGCTTGAAGGGAGCACAACTAACATCGAATTGCCACCAACGGTGCTCTTGAGTTGA
- the LOC141031170 gene encoding LEAF RUST 10 DISEASE-RESISTANCEUS RECEPTOR-LIKE PROTEIN KINASE-like 2.3: protein MMLPGHALCRAEQGLFEDAPRKLLFNFLVVILALEFINKADLIAKTSALKADTHTPIMSASQEWSSVRPMVSQTKVVTSIAMSQHRQKKPYSSPSALSSVHSPISAPSYSSISGASELSFDSLDLFDPSMQHNRRSAEEVPAHVDADLPDAASNTSTAPSGVVQPPLSPYDGCCAPNMVQRRGSENCHCVYPVRVVLFLHNVSLNSNWSNEFLEELASHLNLRVTQFEIVNFYVVGTSGLNMTMDIAPHTGNSFSSEQVTAMNYSLSLHTIRINPVLIGDYNLLDLVWFRPLAPAPDAIAGSSSVLMLLFAFWLGYRKYGSKRKSKERAKIESILQKNGTVHLKRYTYAQVKRITRSFAEKLGQGGFGAVYRGDLFDGRQIAVKILKDYKTDGEDFINEVASISRTSHVNVLNLLGFCLEGSKRALIYDYMPNGSLEKYAFKDGSKGGNTLGWEKLFDIAVGIARGLEYLHRGCNTRMVHFDIKPHNILLDQNFCPKISDFGLAKQCLNKESVISIGGARGTIGYIAPEVYSKQFGTVSTKSDVYSYGMMVLEMVGARDKNISQNSESTSQYFPQWIYEHLDEYCLSASEINGGTSEIVRKMIVVGRCIQLSPTDRPTMTRVVEMLEGSTTNIELPPTVLLS from the exons ATGATGCTGCCCGGGCATGCCTTGTGCCGCGCTGAACAAG GACTGTTTGAAGATGCTCCAAGGAAACTTTTATTTAATTTCTTGGTCGTTATATTGGCTCTGGAATTTATCAATAAGGCTGATTTGATTGCCAAAACATCGGCTCTAAAGGCTGACACTCACACTCCTATTATGTCTGCTTCACAAGAATGGAGTTCAGTTCGGCCCATGGTATCCCAAACCAAAGTTGTCACAAGTATTGCAATGAGTCAGCATAGACAAAAGAAGCCATATTCATCACCATCAGCTCTATCATCTGTGCACTCTCCTATCTCTGCGCCGAGCTATAGCTCCATCTCGGGTGCTTCTGAACTCTCTTTTGATTCACTGGACCTGTTCGATCCTTCGATGCAGCACAACAGGCGCTCAGCAGAAGAGGTTCCTGCTCATGTGGATGCTGACCTCCCTGATGCAGCTTCGAATACTAGTACAGCTCCTTCTGGAGTGGTGCAGCCCCCACTATCTCCATACGATG GCTGTTGTGCTCCGAACATGGTACAGAGACGAGGTAGCGAGAACTGCCATTGTGTTTACCCGGTAAGAGTTGTGCTCTTTCTTCACAATGTTTCCTTGAATTCAAATTGGAGCAACGAATTTCTTGAGGAGCTTGCGTCACATCTCAACTTGCGGGTTACTCAGTTTGAGATTGTAAATTTCTATGTTGTTGGAACTTCTGGGCTAAATATGACAATGGACATAGCTCCCCACACTGGAAATAGCTTCTCATCCGAACAAGTTACTGCGATGAATTATTCTCTTAGCCTGCATACAATTCGGATCAATCCAGTACTGATTGGGGACTACAATCTTCTTGATCTAGTATGGTTCAGGCCATTGGCTCCAGCTCCTG ATGCAATAGCAGGCAGCTCGAGCGTACTTATGCTTCTTTTTGCATTTTGGTTGGGCTACAGGAAGTACGGATCCAAAAGGAAATCAAAGGAGAGAGCAAAGATTGAGTCCATCCTACAAAAGAATGGAACTGTCCATTTGAAACGGTACACTTATGCCCAAGTGAAAAGAATAACGAGATCTTTTGCTGAAAAGCTAGGTCAAGGTGGATTTGGTGCTGTTTACAGAGGCGACCTCTTTGATGGTCGTCAGATAGCAGTCAAAATACTCAAGGACTACAAGACTGATGGGGAGGATTTCATCAATGAGGTAGCTAGCATTAGTAGAACTTCTCACGTTAACGTTCTTAATCTCTTAGGATTTTGCTTGGAAGGATCTAAAAGGGCATTAATTTATGACTATATGCCTAATGGTTCACTTGAAAAGTATGCCTTCAAGGATGGCTCTAAAGGTGGAAATACTTTAGGTTGGGAAAAATTATTTGATATAGCAGTGGGCATTGCTCGAGGACTTGAATATCTCCACAGAGGATGCAATACCCGCATGGTGCATTTTGATATCAAGCCCCACAACATTCTATTGGATCAAAATTTCTGTCCAAAGATTTCTGATTTTGGACTAGCCAAGCAGTGCCTCAATAAAGAAAGTGTTATTTCCATTGGTGGTGCAAGAGGAACAATAGGCTATATAGCCCCCGAGGTTTATTCGAAGCAATTTGGAACAGTAAGTACTAAGTCTGATGTTTACAGTTATGGAATGATGGTTCTTGAGATGGTTGGGGCAAGGGACAAGAATATCAGCCAAAATAGTGAATCTACCAGCCAATATTTCCCACAATGGATTTATGAACATTTAGATGAATATTGTCTTAGTGCTTCCGAGATAAATGGAGGGACCTCAGAGATTGTAAGGAAGATGATAGTGGTAGGGAGGTGCATACAGTTGAGTCCTACAGATCGTCCAACAATGACTAGAGTTGTCGAGATGCTTGAAGGGAGCACAACTAACATCGAATTGCCACCAACGGTGCTCTTGAGTTGA